From Chryseobacterium sp. H1D6B, a single genomic window includes:
- a CDS encoding putative quinol monooxygenase — protein sequence MNLHIVALFKFNENYLMEAVELFQTLVRETRKENGCLQYDLIEDKDNKGTFFLIELWESVEHHNGHIGQDHLLNFRKETSRMTVSTAEVYKGFKIY from the coding sequence ATTTACATATAGTAGCCCTTTTCAAGTTTAATGAAAACTATTTGATGGAGGCAGTAGAGCTGTTTCAGACTTTAGTGAGAGAGACAAGAAAAGAAAATGGTTGTCTGCAGTATGACCTTATTGAAGATAAAGACAATAAAGGAACTTTTTTCCTGATAGAATTATGGGAAAGTGTTGAACATCACAACGGGCATATCGGCCAGGATCATCTTTTAAATTTCCGTAAAGAGACTTCCAGAATGACGGTAAGCACTGCTGAAGTCTACAAAGGATTTAAAATATATTAA